The following coding sequences lie in one Carassius carassius chromosome 1, fCarCar2.1, whole genome shotgun sequence genomic window:
- the gh1 gene encoding somatotropin gives MARALGLLSVVLVSLLVNQGRASDNQRLFNNAVIRVQHLHQLAAKMINDFEDSLLPEERRQLSKIFPLSFCNSDYIEAPTGKDETQKSSMLKLLRISFRLTESWEYPSQTLSGTVSNSLTAGNPNQITEKLADLKMGINVLIKGCLDGQPNIDDNDSVPLPFEDFYLTMGENNLRESFRLLACFKKDMHKVETYLRVANCRRSLDSNCTL, from the exons ATGGCTAGAG CATTAGGGCTGTTGTCGGTGGTGCTGGTTAGTTTGTTGGTGAACCAGGGGAGAGCATCAGATAACCAGCGGCTCTTCAATAACGCAGTCATTCGTGTACAACACCTGCACCAGCTCGCCGCTAAAATGATTAACGACTTT gaGGACAGCCTGTTGCCTGAGGAGCGCAGACAGCTGAGTAAAATCTTCCCGCTGTCTTTCTGCAATTCTGACTACATTGAGGCGCCCACTGGAAAAGATGAAACACAGAAGAGCTCT atgTTGAAGCTCCTTCGCATTTCTTTCCGCCTCACTGAGTCTTGGGAGTACCCCAGTCAGACCCTGAGCGGAACCGTCTCAAACAGCCTGACCGCCGGAAACCCCAACCAGATCACTGAGAAGCTGGCCGACTTGAAAATGGGCATCAATGTGCTCATTAAG GGATGTCTCGATGGTCAACCAAACATAGATGATAATGACTCCGTACCACTGCCTTTTGAGGACTTCTACTTGACCATGGGGGAGAACAACCTCAGAGAGAGCTTTCGTCTGCTGGCTTGTTTTAAGAAGGACATGCACAAGGTCGAAACCTACCTGAGGGTTGCAAATTGCAGGAGATCCCTGGATTCCAACTGCACCCTGTAG
- the LOC132120117 gene encoding interferon alpha-1-like, with translation MDILRVALLCTFFFFAQVWSLPTNCVLSKDLMEDSYRFLNTTGGLFPSQCLEEKVAIHFPQNAFYSENTDQVTGVEKAVYQTLENIDALFENSSDPEFDQWDEQKWINFRGLIYKQTVKSKCIMRNSEEAQDFPSREASLRVYFETLSSTLKEKDFSYCAWEIVRNEILRTLKFILDDTTLFKSSKS, from the exons ATGGACATTCTTCGTGTGGCCCTGCTGTGCACCTTTTTCTTCTTTGCGCAGGTTTGGTCATTGCCAACCAACTGCGTCCTTAGTAAGGATTTAATGGAGGACTCctacagatttttaaatactacG gGAGGTCTTTTCCCTAGTCAGTGCCTGGAGGAAAAGGTTGCCATTCATTTCCCGCAAAATGCGTTCTACTCCGAAAATACGGATCAG GTTACTGGTGTAGAAAAGGCTGTTTACCAGACACTGGAGAATATTGACGCACTTTTCGAGAACTCCAGTGATCCAGAGTTCGACCAGTGGGATGAACAAAAGTGGATCAATTTTCGAGGCCTCATATACAAGCAGACTGTGAAAAGCAAATGC ATCATGAGAAATTCTGAAGAGGCACAGGATTTTCCCAGCAGAGAAGCTTCACTCAGGGTTTACTTCGAGACCTTATCCtcaactctgaaagaaaag GATTTCAGTTACTGCGCGTGGGAAATCGTCAGAAATGAGATTCTCCGAACTTTGAAGTTCATACTGGACGACACAACGTTATTCAAGTCTTCAAAATCCTAA
- the LOC132114758 gene encoding RAD52 motif-containing protein 1 translates to MDIEVDIIDFKVPLENNKTIFVWDIQPTFSEAYIYESLWSVYSAFGALYLLKVCPNATVAEPGFYALVKFYSSAQASKAQRATDKQCLFQTSPLKVRLSTKQNLSFYSSKPLSLSKCHNLANHYLGFGGWSTRIVTLKDISRCMDAGCQEETDDQSVLLKYGCIAELTFQQHGMSCQGVGVAEEIIDNDRDPEEKLRKRGTLMKRAKDKAVVAAFEKVLLMILGNGKVAIEIKYDPDEILPEENSGGVIKVNDISWNEFEDADSNTEEDFPWDLTVDLPH, encoded by the exons ATGGATATTGAGGTCGATATAATTGATTTTAAAGTCCCTCTCGAAAACAACAAAACTATTTTCGTTTGGGACATTCAGCCAACATTTTCAGAGGCCTACATTTAT GAGTCCCTGTGGAGCGTGTATTCAGCTTTTGGAGCTCTTTACCTGTTGAAGGTCTGTCCCAATGCCACGGTGGCAGAACCTGGGTTCTATGCACTGGTGAAGTTCTACTCATCGGCACAGGCATCTAAAGCTCAGCGGGCCACTGATAAACAGTGTCTTTTCCAAACTTCTCCTTTAAAG GTCCGATTGAGCACGAAACAGAATCTGTCCTTCTATAGCTCTAAACCTCTCAGCCTTTCCAAATGTCACAACCTGGCTAATCACTACCTGGGCTTTGGTGGCTGGTCTACTCGCATCGTTACT CTGAAGGACATCTCAAGATGCATGGACGCAGGGTGCCAAGAAGAAACAGATGACCAGAGTGTGCTTTTGAAATATGGTTGCATAGCAGAGTTGACCTTCCAACAGCATGGAATGAGCTGCCAGGGGGTCGGGGTGGCAGAGGAGATAATAGACAACGATCGAG ATCCAGAAGAAAAGCTAAGAAAAAGAGGGACGCTAATGAAACGTGCAAAAGATAAAGCTGTTGTGGCTGCCTTTGAAAAAGTGCTTCTCATGATCTTGG GAAATGGGAAAGTAGCGATTGAGATCAAGTATGATCCAGATGAGATCCTTCCAGAAGAGAACTCAGGAGGAGTCATAAAA GTAAATGACATCTCGTGGAATGAGTTTGAAGATGCGGACAGTAATACTGAGGAGGATTTCCCATGGGACCTCACAGTAGACCTCCCTCACTGA